In Ignavibacteria bacterium, the sequence GGTGAATCATGAGTAAACGAATAGTAGTTGATCCTATTACAAGAATTGAAGGACACCTTCGCATCGAAGTAGAAGTTAAAGACGGAAAAATTGTCGATGCTTATAGTTCAGGGACAATGGTACGCGGTTTCGAAATTATTTTGAAAGGGCGTGATCCACGTGATGCATGGGCGTTTACAGAGCGTGCTTGCGGTGTTTGTACAACGGTTCATGCACTTGCATCAGTTAGAACAGTTGAAGATGCACTAAATACTAAAGTGCCGCCGAATGCAGAATTGATTCGAAATCTTATGTTCTGTGCTCAGTATCTTCAAGATCACGTAGTGCATTTTTATCATCTGCATGCACTCGATTGGGTCGACATTGTCAGTGCATTAAAGGCAGATCCCAAAAAGACCTCTGAGATTGCTCAGGCGATTTCCAGCTATCCGAAAAGCTCACCGAAATATTTTTCTGACTTACAGAAAAGACTGACTGCATTCGTAAGCAGCGGACAGCTTGGAATATTTGCGAATGGATATTGGGGACATCAAGCTTATAAGTTACCTGCCGAAGTTAATTTGATTGGTGTAGCACATTACCTCGAAGCTCTTGAATGGCAGAAAGAAGTGATAAAAATTCACACCATCTTTGGCGGAAAGAATCCACATCCAAATTATCTTGTTGGCGGTGTACCTTGCTCAATTAATGTTGACGAAGCCAATGCCATCAATGCAGAGCGCCTTGCGATGGTTGGTAAACTTTTAGACGACGCACAACAATTCGTTGAACAAGTTTATCTCGCTGATTTAATGGCTGTTGCTCCATTTTATTTGGAATGGGGTGGAATTGGCGGTGGACTATCCAATTATCTTGCTTACGGCGATTTGCCAACACATGGATACAACGATCCGTTAAAATTCAAATTTCCACGCGGTGTTGTAATGAATAGAAATCTCGCTGAAGTCTTTGAAGTTGATGGAAAGGATATCGAACAAATCAAAGAATTCATCGCTCATTCCTGGTATGAATATTCTGATGGAGATAATGCTGGACGGCATCCATGGTCTGGTGAAACAAAATTCAATTATACTGGTCCAAAACCGCCGTACGATCAACTTGATGTAAAAGGAAAATACAGCTGGCTGAAAACTCCAAGATGGAAAGGAAATCCAATGGAAGTCGGACCTTTGGCAAGACTACTTGTCGGTTATGCCTCAGGAAGAGAAGATATCAAAGAAGTTGTTAACTCAGCATTGAAGCA encodes:
- a CDS encoding nickel-dependent hydrogenase large subunit, which translates into the protein MSKRIVVDPITRIEGHLRIEVEVKDGKIVDAYSSGTMVRGFEIILKGRDPRDAWAFTERACGVCTTVHALASVRTVEDALNTKVPPNAELIRNLMFCAQYLQDHVVHFYHLHALDWVDIVSALKADPKKTSEIAQAISSYPKSSPKYFSDLQKRLTAFVSSGQLGIFANGYWGHQAYKLPAEVNLIGVAHYLEALEWQKEVIKIHTIFGGKNPHPNYLVGGVPCSINVDEANAINAERLAMVGKLLDDAQQFVEQVYLADLMAVAPFYLEWGGIGGGLSNYLAYGDLPTHGYNDPLKFKFPRGVVMNRNLAEVFEVDGKDIEQIKEFIAHSWYEYSDGDNAGRHPWSGETKFNYTGPKPPYDQLDVKGKYSWLKTPRWKGNPMEVGPLARLLVGYASGREDIKEVVNSALKQLNVPAAALFSTLGRTAARGLETRLVAVWAKEFYQQLLSNIKNGDTRTFNNEKWEPETWPSEAKGVGLSEAPRGALAHWIVIKDKKIDNYQLVVPSTWNASPRDAAGQMSSYEAALIGTPVKNPEQPLEILRTIHSFDPCIACAVHLYDEKGTYVHQLQTF